A segment of the Juglans regia cultivar Chandler chromosome 15, Walnut 2.0, whole genome shotgun sequence genome:
ACACTCTCTACCTTTCTTACCTGTAAAGTATATATAAGGACAATGCATGTACATGTGTTTCTGCATCAACTGAATAGATACCTACCAATTAATGATCTTATTGGAATTCCATGCATGCAAGCATATTTTGGCTTatatgaaaagttgtttaagtgtattattatatatgaaagtgTATATTCTTATTAAAGTGAGAAGAATATATAACTTCAATACACAATTCTACTCTTCAAGTATGTACGGTTTTTGTTACTGGCACCGAGTATCCGAAAACAGCATCCCGACGAATTCCGATAGTGCACAGGCTCTCGACAATGAATTTTTTACAAATGCACTTTAAATAATTCAAGGAGAAAATCCCTCAATTCAATAATCCTAAGAGATTGTTGGCACCCAATTAGGAGATTTGAATCTTAGACCTAGGAGGAAAATACCCTCAAGTCTAAAACCTTTACCACTTAAGCCAACTCCTAAGAGTTCTTCAACTATATACTCAATCCCATTTATTGATGGCTAGGTATGAACGAAATATTAAAGACAAAAAGAGTATACTTTAGTGCTTAAAACTATTTTTGTTAAAactactaaaaatatttttggtataTAACTTGCAATTTACAACATATGAGGTGATATGACATGATGTGAATGATTGAACGTTAAAGGAGGAAATGAATTCATGTACAATGACATGGTAGTACATTATAGAGATCAATGATAATGAATTATAAAATCTCCCTTGTTCGAGCTTGCttgatgtgaaaattttaaagagCAAGATTGCAAGTTCACTaactgtaaaataaaaataaaatatgagtgtgatatgtagcaaaactcacatatatataataattttcagaTTGCAGCTCAGCATGTTCGAAGAGGTGCAAGAAGGCGTCGCGAAAAAAAAGGTGCACCCGGGCATGCAAGAGCTGCTGCATGAGATGCCACTGTGTACCACCAGGTACCTATGGCAATAAGAATGCATGCCCATGCTATGCACGCCTCAAGACCCATGGAAACAAGCTCAAGTGCCCTTAGAGCAAATTAAGCATTACAAACTTCCCATGGAAATAGgcattcaaaaatatatttgaatgtagTATTCTTATTACTAGAggaataaattaaattgataatgAAGTATTCTTATTACTAGAGGAATAAATTAAGTTGAAGATGATCAAAGCTATGCTTTGAGAAATAAATGTTGAGTACATTCTGTATTTCTTAAATGAAAGTATTTCCTTCTGTTTGTTTTTACCTAATGCAAGCTTCACATTTCTTTGAGTTGTCTAAATCCCACATTCATTAGTTTGTAAGTGATAATCAAACCATATTAGATGTTTAAGAAATGCAGGTCCGGGCGATGACATGTTGTGCGAACTGCTTGAAATTTATGAGTTCTgctatttataaatctatatgtTCGTAAATATTCAACTAATTATTGTAGACccgaaataattataaaagaaaactcaacataaatatttattttaggcTAATTAATATGATAGATTTTAACATTAAGTTGCATTTGGGTAGTAAGGTGAGttcaga
Coding sequences within it:
- the LOC108991616 gene encoding gibberellin-regulated protein 9-like, whose protein sequence is MKLIFSVSVIAVLLLLQAFAEASSTNSAPSSTLASMDAGDAASLHAKHRPQIKINCSSACSKRCKKASRKKRCTRACKSCCMRCHCVPPGTYGNKNACPCYARLKTHGNKLKCP